aaagtagggagagagaattcttattaaatttgggatgaattacaatagaatagaactctctatttatagggagagggtgacttagccaccaaataataaactTGTGACATTCACcgtaaataaaattctatttataactaatattagggagttttttctttttcttcttttcccttttcaatCTTTTTCCAGTTTCCCTTTTTTCCCTAAATCCACTTCCGGAGAAGAGGGAAAAAACACAGGAGTGAAAAAGGACAATGAAAACACCAAACACGTGATGAACGATTATAACTACGGTTGGTGAGGGAGATTAATTAAGAAGACAACATCTCGGCCTTAAAAATACTCGCCACGTTATTAGCCGAGTCCAAATTTTGACTTTCAGCTAGCTCAAACTCAAAGCCAGTACATACTACAACTCGGCAATGATTGGTACACGTATGTCCTGATAACAAGGCTACGTTTGTGCAATTTCATTGATTATTATTCTGgcccaaaaaaacaaaaagaagaagaagcaggggTAGGGGTAGGGGGAGGGTGCTGAATGCTGAGAACTGAGAGCTGAGAATTCACGGCGTTGACTCCAGAATTCTCCCTCCGTTTGATTCTCAGTTTGTTCGTTTTCTTGATCATTACCTGAATCTGCTACTTGGGCGTGTCAATTCTATGCCAATTCTGCTTTCTTTAGGTATTGCAACTTGTTCAATAGCCCACTAGCCCTAAGGTAGATGGACTAATTCAGCTAATGTTTAATGTTGCAGAGCTAAATCTGTTTATCTTTTTACTGCTCTTTCCGTTTTCTCCTCTCCTCTTTTCCCCTATTCATAGTTCATGTTACCGGGTACCAATGAAATGTGAAAAAGGCTCTATATAGAAtcaaattcttttattttcaacatTTTTGACCTTGGTTTAACCGGTAAAATTGCTGTCGCGTGGGAGGTCACGTGTTCGAAAACAGTTTCtcgcagaaatgcaaggtaataCTGCATTCTTGATGCATGTAGGACTTGCATAGTTTTAAATTTGTTTAGTTAGAGATAATTGTAAGATTCTCTAGTTTTAGCACCAATTTACCTCTAAATAAGATACAAGGCATCTCTAGTTTTAGCAAACTCCCAATTTAACTCTGAAGACAATTCGGTAATGCTGGAATGAAATGAGCTCAATTGTAATTGGAGTGGATATAAGAACTTCATATAGCCAACCCTAACTAGCTTTCTcagtttttcttttaaaaaagaaaaaaggacccAACTTTTAACCAAGTTGATTGGTTGATATTTGTTTATATGATTGTGAACTACTCATCTAAGTTGTGGGCCTTGTGGCATTTATGCCAAGACATCTTTGAACTTATAATCTGCTATCTTGACATTGCAGATTTTTCCTTGCCTATGTTGGTTATATACTCAAGGGCATTCTTTCTCAATGGTCTGATGCATAGGCTCTAAGCAATAATGTCGGTTCTCTGTGGTTTACCCCCTCTCCTTGAATGTGTATACTGTGTAGCATGTGCCCGCTGGGCATGGAAGCGATGCCTCCACAGTGCAGGACATGACAGCGAAACTTGGGGCCTTGCCACAGCTGAAGAATTTGAACCTGTCCCTAGGCTCTGCCGATACATATTGGCCGTATACGAAGATGATCTTAGACAACCTCAGTGGGAACCACCTGAAGGATATGGGATTAATCCAGATTGCTTAATTGTGAAGAAAAACTATCCAGATACCGGTGGCCGAGTACCACCATATCTCTTATATCTGGATCATGAACATGCTGACATAGTTCTCGCTATTAGAGGTCTTGATTTGGCAAAGCACAGTGATTATGCAGTCTTGTTGGACAATAAGCTGGGTCAAAGGAAATTTGATGGTGGGTATGTTCACAATGGGTTATTAAAAGCGGCTGGATTGGTGTTAAATACAGAATGTGAGATCTTAAGGCAATTGCTGGAGAAACATCCGAACTATACCTTGACTTTTACTGGACATTCACTAGGGTCAGGTGTAGCAGCATTATTGACATTGGTAGTAGCACAAAATCGTGACAGGCTGGGCAATATTGACAGGAAAAGAATCAGATGCTTTGCTATTGCACCAGCTAGATGTATGTCATTGAATCTAGCAGTGAGATATGCAGATGTCATCAACTCCATTGTGCTTCAGGCAAGTTCCTGATATTGTTCTCTTAATCATCACTTTGAACATTCTTAATATTTAGTTTCAAGGCATTGTTAATTTAATCCTCTCTGCATAAATAAGCAGATCATGTCCTTTCTTCTGCCTGTGTACTCTCCATCCTTCTTAGAAGGGGAAGTTGATTTATTGGCTTTGGAATTTGTACCTAGAAAGCAAGGAGCTTGATTTGTTATAGATAATTGTTGCAGATGTTTGCATTATATCCCTTCTCTATTTTGATGTCAATCATCGATATGTCGCCTGGCCTTTTGGACTTCCTTTTGATGTTTTTCTCCAATTGTGCTGGTTGCAAATTCTCTCAATCTAACTCCATCTTCTTTTTCTTAAATAGGATGATTTCTTGCCACGGACAGCAACTCCCTTGGAAGACATATTCAAGTCACTGTTCTGGTAAAAGATAGTTGAATTTGATCTTGTACTTGCTTTCAAGAGTCCATTCCCCCATTTAGAAAAAGAACGTCTGGTTCCTCATTTAGCAACTCCTGTAAGAGGCATTGGATGGGTGGTGTCCCATCAACTAGGAAGCTTGAgttcttctctttttgtttctGCTTTCAGGTCTTGTTCATCTCCTCTTCATTCTGATATTAGTAAAACTTTCTGTTTGTGTCAAAGTCCAATTTAATATTAAAAAGAGACAGAATCATGTTTTTGTAAAAGATAGGAAGGCACTACATAGTAGGGATGTGATTGTTCCTGCATTAAGATGAAATTTCGTACGGCAGTCATTAAGTGGAGGCTCCAATAATATAAATCCTCTTTTAGATGGTGATGTTTGCTATTCATGACTAACCACATTTATTTTCTTTCGcttattttttttttgcagtTTGCCATGCCTATTATGTCTGAGGTGCATGAGAGATACGTGCATCTCAGAAGAGAAGATGCTCAAAGATCCACGCAGACTTTACGCCCCAGGACGCCTTTACCACATTGTTGAGAGGAAACCTTTTAGGTATTTTCAGACTTAAGGATGTGCTACATGAAATTGTCTTAAGTCGTTTATACACAACTCCATCAATTAAACAAGTTCTATGATGGTGGTTCCGTATAATAAGCCAATATTGTTATGTTTCTGTTTTGAGTAAAAGCATCTAGTGCGGCAGGTTTCCCATAAAAACCACAATAGCGGTTTACATACTGCATAGTACATGCAATCTATAAGGATACCATTTGATCTGCAGTATTTTTCTAGTCTACTATTAGGCACATGATTTGAACTGACTCCTATACTACCATGATTCTGTGTTAAAACAGATGTGGACGATTTCCCCCTGTTGTGAGGACTGCAGTTCCAGTGGATGGGAGATTTGAGCACATCGTTCTCTCTTGTAATGCTACTTCTGATCATGCAATTATCTGGATAGAGAGAGAAGCACGAAGGGCCCTCGAAGTAAGTTGTGTGCGCTTTTGTCTATGACGATTGATGGATTCTGATATAATTGTCTTTGCACTTTATTTGACAAAAAAGAAATTGTCTTTGCACTTTACATCGTTGTAGCCGTAGCTTTACTTCTAATGTGCCTGCTCAGCTGTAGCCTATCTGGAATGAATTTTCAATAAATTCTTGGTTTTTGCGCATGCCGGCTGCTTTATGCAGTAGACACAATCACAGAAATAGAAATTTTACTGCTGCACTTACTTTGAATGGTGATGGTTCAACGTTAAAACTAGCACAAACATGTTTTCACTCATGGGCTCTCCACCTTATTTCATTGATGGCGTTGTCTGTACCCAGTCCACCCGTGTGAGGCACTTATGATCTACTTTCATTGTCAGTTAAGATAGTTTCAGTGGTAATCCTTCTTGTCACAAGTTCATCACTCTTAAGGGTGGTTGAATACGAATTGCAGCTCTATTGATAAAGAGTGGGTAAACTTTTTTATTGCACAAATCGTCCATGCCTTTCACTTTATTAGTTGTTTCTGCATCAAATAGAGAAACTTAAAGCAGAAAAGCATGGTTGTGTCCATTGATTCCTGTAGTCTGTGGATTGATGCATTCTTACAAGGTAAAAGGTTCAAATGTGTCCATGTAGTATCCGTAATTGCTCAACTTTTCCTGCGGCTAAACCTTTGGTCCATACATACCCTTGCTTTGCTGTTAGCAAGTATTTGCCCTTGCCATTAGTAGAGCTCCAGCGTAAAATGGGTGGACTCCACGTGTACAAATTCTTCGAGCAAAAATGTCCAAATTAACCCCTCAACTTTTGACTATGGTTTAATGCCTTCAGGTTGGAGCTTTCTTAGGGGGTTAAGGCAAAAATGAGACTTTGACTTAACACCGGGAAAAAATTAGACCAAAAGTCTAATGGAGGGCAAAGTTGCTCAATTTCGGACAATATAGGGGCAAATTTGACCCTTATCCCTTTGTAATATGTATTGTTAATGTAGGTGCATTGAAGAATTTATGCAACTTATATGCCCTTTGGAAATATAGAGGATTCATATTGTCAAACCGAGTAGCTTGTCATTGATGCATAGCTTATTGATTGATTTATAACATATTTAAATATTTATGGGGAGCTTTGGTAGTCATTCATTTAGCTTATGCAAATATTGTTGAATTCACTTATGGCTAGTTGTTCGGGCTTGAAATATGAGGGTAATTTGGCTTGAACATACTTTAAATGAATGACCTGTATCGTTTGATCCCCCTATTTGTCAGTTCGGAATTGGGATTCAATTTAATTGTAAAATGGATCTGCAACTCTATTCTATTGATGTGGTCCACAAGAGTTCTTCTATGTATCCTGGTTACATACTTACATTGTAAGTATTTAAACTTAAATTGGTTCTGACAACATTCATATTTGTTTTATGCATCCAGTTGATGGAAGAGAGAGATCATGTGATGGAAATTCCAGCTAAGCAAAAGATGGAGCGTCAACAGACGTTAACTAGAGAGCACGGCGAGGAGCATAAAGCTGCTCTACAGAGAGCTGTCACCTTGGCTGTTCCACATGCATTTTCACCTTCTCATTATGGAACTTTTGATGAAAAAGCGGATGAACAGTCTGATAAATCAGTTGGTGATTCATCCACAGGGTCGTCGACCAAAAGCAAGAAGAAAGATAACTGGGAAGAACTAATTGAGCGTCTATTTGAGAAGGATGAGTCAGGTCATATGATTCTGAAGAAACCACAGTGATAAGCAAGCAATGTTGTAACTTAAGCATCCTATATGAGTAGTGATACTTGGATCATCATTCTTTAATTAAACCTATAATTCTTTTCCTCAACTTACACTTTTTTTTGTGTGCGTGTCAGCCAGTGGCTTGTATCAATGGATTTAGAGAAACTTTCAGAATATATGCTAAAATGGATGTATTTATTGGTCCTTTTTTATGTAAGATTAATGTGTTAAAGATTCTTTTCAGGGGGCTGCTAAGTAGGAGTAATAGAGAGCATAAGGTGTTTATTGTTCGTCATCCAGTGTTACACCAGCTTCAAACAAAGATACATCATTTCAGGTTTTTTGAGATGCATCTTTTTGCTTCAAGAGAGGATATGTAAGTTCTGCAAAGAAATTCTCCAGACTATATTGGCCATTTATTCTATTATAAAACAATCTTAAGAAAGGTATTTCGTAATGTTACTGAAATTCTCTGGTAAAGTAAGTTATAAAGAGGCTAAATGAAATTATATGTAGCTTTAAGAAAAAAAGATCCGTTTGAAAAGGTGCAATGTCCCCATGTGACCTAGTGGTTGTGAAGTGGATTGAGAATTATGagctcttaagttcaaatttcagCGGAGGCAAAAATATTAGTTAACTTGTTCTTATATGTTTAAATCTTGGTAGACAAGTTATTCGGTATTGGTGCTAGTCGGAGGTAACAAATACATCGTGACATTAGTTGAGGCAGGGCATACATTTGCAACAAAGGAGCAACCCTCTACCAATAATGTCAACAACAACAAATTCTCTTAAGTCTTACCCTTATGGTGAATGTTGTTGTGGTGCAGTGCGTATCTTAAACTAAAGTATTTAGGGCAAAACAAAAAATTGGCTGATTGGTCGAAACTAACTGTATTCCTTAGCCAAAAAGCAtataaaatatgcatttttttgtgtatatgtgtattctataattaaaaaaatatattttatcgGCTATTAATTTTTAGAGCGGCAacaaataaatatttttcaagcATAAATAAAAGAATTGGCTGATTAGCCGTAACTAATTGTATTCCTTAGCCAAAAAGCATATAaatatgcatattttttgtgtattatataaaaaatatatattttatcagTTATTATTTTTTAGAGCGGCtacaaataaatattaatattcaTTAATCATAGCATTATGACATGCGTTATTTTTATGAACTTGCAATTTGTTTTCAACTATTTGAGAAAATTAGAAACCAAAACAGAGGAGAGATTATGGTTTCTCCCAAAAAATAAGGGAAAAGAAATTAAGTCTAAAGTTTAGGCTGTTACTGGCAGCTTGCTATATAGTCATCATTTTGCCACGTATTGAAGGCTGCACGGAGTTTCATGGAGTGATTTAGCGAACTCTGCGTTTCCCTCAAAAAAGAAAGCCCTCACTTTCCCATTTTCTCAGGTTCAGCAATGGCGAGCTTTCTTTGGGTTTTTATCTTCTTGGCTTTGGGGATCAATTCCCAGCTTCTTTTCGCCCAAAAGTCAGTCATAAATTATTCTACTTTTCCTGCATTTTTAGCTCATTATCTTtgatttctcttcttctttaaTAATTACTTTCATTATTCTGAACACAAACCTCTCCTGATCTGAATTATGATATAGCattatctttctttttttccctttggGTATTCGTAGTTATTCATGTATTTAAGGTTACTTAGCATGTTGTATATTTAATAATTATAACGTAGTCGCACTTGAATCCAAGCCCAGATTCCTATGGGGTTCTGAACAAAATCTATGGGTCTATCAaaaatactgatttttattatgGGGAGTTTGGAAAAGAACCTGATTTATCATATTATCCTGTACTTGTGGTTTTGCGAGAGAGAAAACAATTTTCGACTGTACGGTAGAAGGTGTATTAATTGCTCAGTTAGTTGTAAGCTGCAAAAGCTTAAATTTAAGAAGAATTGTAATAAGCACAAGTTTTGTTGTGATTTTCGTAAATGGTGCTTTATATGATTAGGACAATTTGTTTCAGAAGCCGAAAAGAATTGAGGGGCAAGGAGGTAAATGGGGATGACATTGTAAAGTTGGGCCATTCAAATAGATTTGATCCCTCACAAGTCGTTCAGCTCTCGTGGCGACCAAGGTCAGGTAGTCCATTCAATCATTAACCTTGTTGCTTCTTCAATGTGTTGTGGCATGCAAAGAAATTTCACGAGCGCAAAATTCTGGGGTATAATTGATTACacccaaaaagaagaagagttttctTTGTTACGTTGGTGTATTGAAAGCATGTTTGTTTGGCGTCCTGGTTTTTTTATGAGATTACTTGAATAATTCTCTGTATGGAggaataatgaacattttttcttgaAATAGGGTCTTCTTGTATAGAGACTTTCTCTCAGCAGAAGAGACTGATCACTTAATCTCCTTGGTAAATCAGTGCCTCACAACTTGTAGTGCAATTCTTTTTTGGCTTAGAAAGTTCTTTTTCTAAAATGTATGTTGATGCGGTCGCATTTGTGTAGGTGCATGGCAAGAGAAATAGCTCCACAAGCGATAACGCTTCATTGGATGCAGAGAAGTTCCCAACCATGGGTATTCCTTTAGATGCGGAGGTAAGTTCTTTGTTATCTACACGGTGCCTTATATGAACAAATGTTTCTTCGGAGCATACATGTGACATTTGTATTTTAGACCATCTCTCTACACCTAAAATACACTATTTTATGTGGAAAGCTTTAACCTTGTAAACTGAAGATATTAGTTATAATGCATTAGTGTTTTATAAATACTGCTTACCATGATAGTGGACGGGCACGCTCACCAGCTTTGCTGGCAGAGAAAGCAACTCATGTTGATTTAAACTCCGTACTCATAACATGTAAAAATTCAAGGTGAGGCTGCCTGCATAAGAACCAATGTGGTCGGCTCTTCCCCCGATCCCGCACGTAGAGGGAGCTTATTACATCAGCCCTTGAACTTAGTACTTATAACATGTTCCTTGACACCATTCTGTAGGATCCTACTTCCTCAAGGATTGAAGAAAGGATCTCGGCTTGGACCTTTCTGCCTAAAGGTATTTTCTATTACCAGACAAATTAAgttccatttttttctttcttggtaCCCCTCCTATTAAAGGTTTTTGAGTCTACCTTCTCTGTGTTCTGTGACTGACACAATCATCCTTGCCTTTAGGAAACAGCAGGCCGTTGCATGTTCAGCGTTCTGGGCGTGAGAATTTAAAGGGGAATTATGGTTATTTTGACGGGAACTCCGCACTTAAATCCAAAGAACCATTAATGGCAACTGTCATTTTGTACCTATCAAATGTGACGCAAGGTGGTCAGATCCTCTTCCCTGAGTCGGAGGTAAAAGAGAGTGCTTTGTTGTTCTTATTTTCATAATGTCATCTTTGCTGTTTGTGCTTTTAATCTGATTTATTAAAACTCATTGGTGCAGAATAAGATTTTCTCCGACTGTATGAAGAGTAGTGACACCTTGAAACCAACGAAAGGAAATGCAATCCTGTTCTTCAATGCCCACCTTGATGCATCTCCTGACAGGAGGAGTTCCCATGCAAGATGCCCTGTTATTGAGGGTGAAATGTGGTATGCAATCAAATTCTTTTATCTGAGAAGTACTACTGTGCAAAAGGATCCACTGCAATCAGATGATGACACCAATTGTACAGATGAAGATGATAACTGTGCTCAATGGGCTGCTACTGGAGAGTGTGAAAGAAATGCTGTTTTTATGGTTGGTTCTCCTGATTATTATGGTACATGTAGGAAAAGTTGTAACGCATGCTAATTCTTCATGTAATTTTATATGTACCTTTACTGGTTTTGTTTTTGACAAAAAACTTCTGATTATATTGTCAGGACTAACtcttttctgttttctttttgccaACTATTGTGTAAACATGGCATACAAATAGACTATTGGCGCTTTGCTGCTGAATCTTAAACCTTAAATTACAGAAAATTTGGCGGCGATAAATCTTGCTCTTTTCCCCTGCAATGATCATTGACATTCTCTCATTTCTAATAACAAGTCCCTTAACTCgggtggcaatttgagcccaaatCTATTTGATCCACCCAAGTCGTCCAAGGTTGGGTCGGTGATTGACCCACCTATTTGTTGAATTTTAGCCAATTTTGGCCCAACTCATCGCATATCATTTAAAGTTGGATTGATTTTTAGTCcacatttgtcacacctcctttttgcgcgcccgcccccgaagggtaaaaatacgcgagggagtttttccaatttaagtgacaatattcgaaatgagattatttattttatttagagtcgccacttgggaaaggtttggtttttggtgtcccaagtcaccggtttatcttgaatcccaaatcgaggaaattttcgactttttcaaa
This sequence is a window from Nicotiana sylvestris chromosome 3, ASM39365v2, whole genome shotgun sequence. Protein-coding genes within it:
- the LOC104233865 gene encoding uncharacterized protein, yielding MSVLCGLPPLLECVYCVACARWAWKRCLHSAGHDSETWGLATAEEFEPVPRLCRYILAVYEDDLRQPQWEPPEGYGINPDCLIVKKNYPDTGGRVPPYLLYLDHEHADIVLAIRGLDLAKHSDYAVLLDNKLGQRKFDGGYVHNGLLKAAGLVLNTECEILRQLLEKHPNYTLTFTGHSLGSGVAALLTLVVAQNRDRLGNIDRKRIRCFAIAPARCMSLNLAVRYADVINSIVLQDDFLPRTATPLEDIFKSLFCLPCLLCLRCMRDTCISEEKMLKDPRRLYAPGRLYHIVERKPFRCGRFPPVVRTAVPVDGRFEHIVLSCNATSDHAIIWIEREARRALELMEERDHVMEIPAKQKMERQQTLTREHGEEHKAALQRAVTLAVPHAFSPSHYGTFDEKADEQSDKSVGDSSTGSSTKSKKKDNWEELIERLFEKDESGHMILKKPQ
- the LOC104233864 gene encoding probable prolyl 4-hydroxylase 12 isoform X1, translated to MASFLWVFIFLALGINSQLLFAQKTICFRSRKELRGKEVNGDDIVKLGHSNRFDPSQVVQLSWRPRVFLYRDFLSAEETDHLISLVHGKRNSSTSDNASLDAEKFPTMGIPLDAEDPTSSRIEERISAWTFLPKGNSRPLHVQRSGRENLKGNYGYFDGNSALKSKEPLMATVILYLSNVTQGGQILFPESENKIFSDCMKSSDTLKPTKGNAILFFNAHLDASPDRRSSHARCPVIEGEMWYAIKFFYLRSTTVQKDPLQSDDDTNCTDEDDNCAQWAATGECERNAVFMVGSPDYYGTCRKSCNAC
- the LOC104233864 gene encoding probable prolyl 4-hydroxylase 12 isoform X2 is translated as MASFLWVFIFLALGINSQLLFAQKSRKELRGKEVNGDDIVKLGHSNRFDPSQVVQLSWRPRVFLYRDFLSAEETDHLISLVHGKRNSSTSDNASLDAEKFPTMGIPLDAEDPTSSRIEERISAWTFLPKGNSRPLHVQRSGRENLKGNYGYFDGNSALKSKEPLMATVILYLSNVTQGGQILFPESENKIFSDCMKSSDTLKPTKGNAILFFNAHLDASPDRRSSHARCPVIEGEMWYAIKFFYLRSTTVQKDPLQSDDDTNCTDEDDNCAQWAATGECERNAVFMVGSPDYYGTCRKSCNAC
- the LOC104233864 gene encoding probable prolyl 4-hydroxylase 12 isoform X3, whose protein sequence is MASFLWVFIFLALGINSQLLFAQNRKELRGKEVNGDDIVKLGHSNRFDPSQVVQLSWRPRVFLYRDFLSAEETDHLISLVHGKRNSSTSDNASLDAEKFPTMGIPLDAEDPTSSRIEERISAWTFLPKGNSRPLHVQRSGRENLKGNYGYFDGNSALKSKEPLMATVILYLSNVTQGGQILFPESENKIFSDCMKSSDTLKPTKGNAILFFNAHLDASPDRRSSHARCPVIEGEMWYAIKFFYLRSTTVQKDPLQSDDDTNCTDEDDNCAQWAATGECERNAVFMVGSPDYYGTCRKSCNAC